A region from the Melospiza melodia melodia isolate bMelMel2 unplaced genomic scaffold, bMelMel2.pri scaffold_37, whole genome shotgun sequence genome encodes:
- the LOC134434484 gene encoding olfactory receptor 14C36-like translates to MSNSSSIRHFLLLALADTRQLQLLHFCLLLGISLAALLGNGLIISAVACGHHLHMPMFFFLLNLALSDLGSLCTTVPKAMHNSLWDTRDITYSGCAAQLFFFMFFISAELFLLTIMCYDRYVSICKPLHYGILLGSRACAHMAAAAWASAFLNTLMHTANTFSLPLCHGNVVGQFFCEIPQILKLSCSHSNFKQLGLIAVSVSLGLCCFVFIVFSYVQIFRAVLRISSEQGRHKAFSTCLPHLAVLSLFLSTLIFAHLKPPSMSSPSLDLALSVLYSVVPPALNPLIYSLRNQELKAAVWRLMTRCFQKH, encoded by the coding sequence atgtccaacagcagctccatcaggcacttcctcctgctggcattggcagacacgcggcagctgcagctcctgcacttctgcctcttgctgggcatctccctggctgccctcctgggcaacggcctcatcatcagcgccgtagcctgcggccaccacctgcacatgcccatgttcttcttcctgctcaacctggccctcagtgatcTGGGCTcactctgcaccactgtccccaaagccatgcacaattccctctgggacaccagggacatcacctactcaggatgtgctgctcagctctttttctttatgttcttcatctcagcagagcttttcctcctgaccatcatgtgctacgaccgctacgtgtccatctgcaaacccctgcactacgggatcctcctgggcagcagagcttgtgcccacatggcagcagctgcctgggccagtgcctttctcaatactctcatgcacacggccaatacattttccctgcccctgtgccatggcaatgtcgtgggccagttcttctgcgaaatcccacagatcctcaagctctcctgctcacactccaactttaAACAACTGGGGCTCATTGCTGTTAGTGTATCTTTAGGActttgctgttttgtgttcattgttttctcctatgtgcagatcttcagggccgtgctgaggatctcctctgagcagggacggcacaaagccttttccacctgcctccctcacctggctgtgctctccctgttcctcagcactctaATCTTTGCtcacttgaagcccccctccatgtcctccccatccctggatctggccctgtcagttctgtactcggtggtgcctccagccctgaaccccctcatctacagcctgaggaaccaggagctcaaggctgcagtgtggagactgatgactagatgctttcagaaacattaa